The DNA window GCACTGCGGCCCGCACCGACCGTGTCGACCGCGGAGCAGATCTTCGCCGCGCCGGACGTGCGCACAATTTCCGGTGACATTCCCGGCGGCGGAACCGCGACGGTGGTCTTCTCCCGGGAGAAGGACGCCGGCGTGCTCGTGATGAACAACGTGACGCCTCCGGAGGCCGGCACCGTCTATCAGATGTGGTTGATCAACGACGCCGGGCCGCATTCCGCGGGCACCATGGATGCCAAGGCCGTTGCGCCGTCGACCACCGCGGTGCTCCCGGATCTGGACGGGTCGAGCACTCTCGCGTTCACCGTCGAACCGCCGGGCGGTTCAGCACAGCCGACCGGGGAGCCTTTCGCGGCACTGCCGCTGACCTAGAAA is part of the Mycolicibacterium tusciae JS617 genome and encodes:
- a CDS encoding anti-sigma factor yields the protein MTQPTDDLTALATPYALHAIPEAERTDIERRLADAPPEVARAFDDEVRAVRETMAVVSAATAAEPPYELRDRVLAQINAAPVVPLRRKPRPWRATILAAAAAVVIGLGALGVGLALRPAPTVSTAEQIFAAPDVRTISGDIPGGGTATVVFSREKDAGVLVMNNVTPPEAGTVYQMWLINDAGPHSAGTMDAKAVAPSTTAVLPDLDGSSTLAFTVEPPGGSAQPTGEPFAALPLT